Proteins encoded in a region of the Pocillopora verrucosa isolate sample1 chromosome 11, ASM3666991v2, whole genome shotgun sequence genome:
- the LOC131783759 gene encoding protein FAM133, whose protein sequence is MPSSKKDLRSRCPVGFEAVNLDDTNNCPLLEDVVTDRDNSSLWLMKVPYDFNLESLTGQTVILNGSQHLSLDVTQGRGKKRYEMHSRAGSTAELSSFTVLLPSSKRKSFCSAGTFSGQMSVIQSVVVPPSTKQEVPESSRQSSPKKAKRTSSLVEDDMVSSSSAKKKKNKEQNHITEESFLESPKHKKDKRKTDVAETPNEVSDKYQKRDSPKKIKEKERHKVDLTQSRFEPKAERTTIGEQCLIQSPKKRKREVVKKQGNSEDSPFTSNEKSPRKRKTDVVEIQGNNEESLLMSNKKKKKRKSSDTGSPESALLEETILRSKSDKDSCLEVKNMDSIKRKKDKSGHESEPEKSRKKKKHSKMKTG, encoded by the exons ATGCCGTCATCTAAGAAAGACTTGAG ATCTCGGTGTCCTGTTGGCTTTGAAGCTGTGAATCTAGATGACACCAACAACTGTCCATTGCTGGAAGATGTTGTAACTGATCGTGATAACTCTTCCCTTTGGCTAATGAAAGTACCCTATGAT ttTAACTTGGAAAGTCTAACAGGCCAGACTGTTATTTTAAATGGATCACAACATTTATCTCTTGATGTCACACAG GgcagagggaaaaaaagatatgaaatgCATTCAAGGGCAGGTAGCACTGCTGAG CTGTCTTCTTTTACTGTATTGCTGCCATCTTCCAAACgaaaatctttttgttcag CTGGTACATTTAGTGGACAGATGAGTGTCATTCAGTCTGTGGTAGTTCCTCCGTCCACGAAACAAGAAGTCCCAGAGTCTTCCAGGCAAAGTTCACCGA aGAAAGCGAAGCGGACATCAAGCCTCGTTGAAGACGACATGGTATCAAGTTCATCTgctaagaaaaagaagaataaagaacAAAACCACATTACCGAAGAGAGTTTTCTTGAATCaccaaaacataaaaaagataaaCGGAAAACTGACGTAGCAGAAACACCAAATGAAGTTAGTGATAAATATCAGAAGCGCGATTCTCCAAAGAAGATAAAGGAGAAGGAGAGACATAAAGTTGATCTAACACAGTCAAGATTTGAACCAAAGGCTGAAAGAACAACAATTGGAGAACAGTGTTTAATACAATCGCCAAAGAAGCGTAAAAGAGAGGTTGTcaaaaaacagggaaacagcGAAGATTCACCATTTACGTCAAATGAAAAATCGCCAAGGAAACGTAAAACAGATGTTGTCGAAATTCAAGGAAACAATGAAGAATCACTACTGAtgtcaaataagaaaaaaaagaaacgtaaaTCCAGTGATACAGGAAGCCCAGAATCTGCTCTGCTTGAGGAAACTATTCTACGGTCCAAGTCGGATAAAGACAGTTGTTTAGAAGTGAAGAACATGGATTCCATTAAACGCAAAAAGGATAAAAGTGGACATGAATCTGAACCCGAAAAATCgcggaagaaaaagaaacattcaaaaatgaaaacaggaTGA
- the LOC131783690 gene encoding threonine synthase-like 1 has protein sequence MFHRMKCRANDFCLRRMGLHRLLERALSSNGCFTSRNRENHSMCCFEKNRWKYLVNLQKRSLQDGRTKGDNIILMGSPGAGKTSVGRILGRHLQREVLDIDDDVLEKVWGMTVAEKLSQVGSDGFVEAEGQALLQFFPNNAVVSLSGSNPMHATAMDHTRSLGTVVYLDVADEEILNRLAAMKVNRIVGQNEGISMNEILQYRKQFYESSYDVRVICANGDSIEEIASKVRTSLAELSIDQGFTSTRQEHSDTGDSPGFLRVVLEGLAPDGGLYVPKKKIPHFTEGQWERLVDCSYQDRALRILETWISPSELHPSSLRQMVYKAYSSNFQHEGVAPVVKLNEQFYLQELFHGPTASFKDMALQLTPQFFSEAISRTCSSDEDLKRLILVATSGDTGSAVLEGFKENFDTDVLILYPEEGVSSIQKALMVSSDGQNMRVIGVKSDFDFCQTAIKTIFNNMSFSKKLAESYGVQLSAANSINWGRLLPQVVYHASAYLDLVQSGVISMGEEADLCVPTGNFGNILAAYYAKEMGIPLNNLICASNENNILTDFFHSGSYDMSKRRIQQTLSPSIDILKSSNLERLLYHVTGREVSGLMKSLDENKHFQISGDLWSHLSTVFKADWTTEKRCLDVIKSTYEESNYIFDPHTAVAKDVADRFANPHRPLIISSTAHYSKFAYDVLKGLSKLPASQGPLDLFGSLNKLGANPSAHANLETVVKRDQKQNTTCLAETSVIIKEIEAFLSR, from the exons ATGTTCCACAGAATGAAGTGCCGAGCGAACGATTTTTGTCTTCGACGAATGGGTTTACATAGACTACTTGAACGCGCTCTTTCTTCAAATGGTTGTTTTACAAGCAGGAATCGAGAAAATCACTCAATGTGCTGCTTCGAAAAGAATAGATGGAAATATCTTGTAAATTTACAGAAAAGATCCCTGCAAGACGGAAGgacaaag GGTGACAATATTATTCTTATGGGAAGTCCTGGTGCAGGAAAAACTTCTGTTGGAAGAATCCTTGGGAGACATTTGCAGAGGGAAGTTCttgatattgatgatgatgtCTTGGAGAAGGTGTGGGGAATGACAGTTGCAGAAAAG TTGTCTCAAGTGGGCTCTGATGGTTTTGTTGAAGCAGAGGGGCAAGCATTGTTGCAGTTCTTTCCCAACAATGCTGTTGTGTCTTTGAGTGGGTCCAATCCAATGCATGCAACAGCCATGGATCACACCAGATCACTTGGGACTGTTGTGTACTTAGATGTGGCAGATGAAGAGATATTGAATCGTCTGGCTGCTATGAAAGTAAACAGGATTGTTGGACAGAATGAAG GTATTAGTATGAATGAAATTCTTCAGTATCGTAAACAGTTTTACGAATCTAGCTATGACGTTCGTGTCATCTGTGCCAATGGAGACTCCATCGAAGAAATTGCCAGCAAAGTTCGGACAAGTTTGGCAGAGTTAAGCATCGATCAGGGATTTACAAGCACAAGACAGGAACACTCTGACACTGGTGACAGTCCAGGATTTTTACGAGTGGTGTTAGAAGGACTGGCGCCCGACGGAGGACTATACGTACCCAAGAAAAAGATACCACACTTTACTGAAG GTCAATGGGAAAGGCTTGTAGACTGTAGCTACCAAGACAGAGCTTTGCGAATTCTAGAAACATGGATTTCACCAAGCGAACTTCATCCGTCAAGTTTGCGCCAAATGGTTTACAAGGCTTACTCCAGTAATTTCCAACACGAAGGAGTTGCCCCAGTTGTCAAACTTAACGAGCAGTTCTATCTACAAGAACTATTCCATGGACCTACCGCCTCTTTTAAGGACATGGCTTTGCAGTTGACACCGCAGTTTTTTAGCGAAGCTATCTCTCGAACGTGTTCCTCTGATGAGGATCTTAAACGTCTCATTCTCGTTGCCACATCAGGAGACACGGGTAGCGCGGTGCTGGAGGGTTTTAAAGAGAACTTTGATACTGATGTCCTCATTCTCTACCCAGAGGAAGGTGTCAGTTCGATCCAAAAGGCGCTGATGGTTTCGTCTGATGGTCAAAATATGCGCGTGATCGGAGTGAAAAGCGACTTCGACTTCTGCCAAACTGCAATTAAGACAATCTTTAACAATATGTCGTTTAGCAAGAAACTAGCAGAGTCGTATGGTGTACAACTGAGTGCGGCGAACTCTATAAACTGGGGAAGATTATTACCACAAGTTGTTTATCATGCCTCGGCATATTTGGATCTTGTTCAATCTGGAGTTATCTCCATGGGCGAGGAGGCAGATTTGTGTGTACCAACAGGAAACTTTGGCAATATTCTGGCTGCCTACTATGCAAAG GAAATGGGAATACCTCTCAATAATCTGATCTGCGCTTCCAACGAAAATAACATTCTTACAGACTTCTTTCACTCTGGTTCTTACGACATGAGTAAACGAAGGATTCAACAGACCCTTTCTCCATCTATCGACATTCTCAAGTCGTCCAACTTGGAAAGATTACTTTATCATGTTACTGGACGAGAAGTGTCTGGGTTGATGAAGTCGTTGGATGAAAATAAGCATTTTCAG ATTTCTGGTGATCTTTGGAGCCACTTGTCAACTGTATTTAAAGCGGATTGGACTACAGAAAAGAGGTGTCTGGATGTGATAAAATCGACCTATGAAGAAAGTAACTACATCTTTGATCCTCACACAGCAGTGGCTAAAGACGTAGCGGATCGCTTTGCAAATCCTCATCGACCCCTTATCATCTCTTCAACTGCCCACTATAGCAAGTTTGCGTACGATGTTCTAAAAGGACTGTCAAAATTACCAGCATCCCAAGGTCCTTTGGACTTGTTTGGGAGTCTAAACAAACTTGGTGCCAACCCTTCTGCGCATGCCAATCTTGAAACTGTTGTCAAGCGAGATCAAAAGCAGAATACCACGTGCTTAGCGGAAACTAGTGTAATCATTAAGGAAATAGAAGCCTTTTTAAGTCGATGA
- the LOC131783640 gene encoding ubiquitin-conjugating enzyme E2 N yields the protein MAGGLPRRIIKETQRLMSEPVPGITALPSEDNARYFNVVIEGPAETPFEGGKFRLELFLPEEYPMAAPKVRFMTKIYHPNVDKLGRICLDILKDKWSPALQIRTVLLSIQALLSAPNPDDPLANDVAEKWKLNESEALVTAREWTRTYAIQN from the exons ATGGCGGGCGGCCTTCCGcgaagaataataaaa GAAACGCAACGATTAATGTCAGAGCCAGTACCGGGAATAACAGCTCTTCCGTCTGAAGATAACGCTAGATACTTTAATGTTGTCATAGAAGGTCCCGCCGAG ACCCCGTTTGAAGGAGGGAAATTTAGGCTAGAGCTCTTTCTGCCTGAAGAATACCCAATGGCTGCACCCAAAGTTCGATTTATGACGAAAATTTATCATCCCAATGTGGATAAACTCGGACGAATCTGCTTGGATATTCTTAAAG acaaaTGGAGCCCAGCTCTTCAGATTCGCACAGTCTTGTTGTCCATCCAAGCTCTTCTTAGTGCCCCAAACCCTGATGATCCTTTGGCTAATGATGTTGCAGAGAAgtggaaattaaatgaaagtgaaGCTCTCGTCACTG CCAGGGAGTGGACAAGAACCTATGCTATACAAAATTAG